Within Lolium rigidum isolate FL_2022 chromosome 5, APGP_CSIRO_Lrig_0.1, whole genome shotgun sequence, the genomic segment CGCGGCCAAGCAAGAAGGCTCGTAGTTCCGTCGACTCCTCCGGCCTGACGGCGCTGGCCCTCCGCCTCGCCAATACGTTCTCCGAGGGGAAGAATATTATTTTCTCTCCGTTCTCCATCTTCACGGCGCTGGGCCTAGTGGCGGCTGGCGCTCGGGGCAGAACCCTTGAGGAGCTCCTCGACGTGCTTGGCGCATCGTCGCGCGAGGAGGTGGCGGAGATCGTGCGCGGCCTGGCGGAGAGCGCCCTCGCCACCGGCGGATCCGGGCCGCTGACCATCACGTTCGCGTGCAGCGTGTGGCATCAGGAAGGATTTGCACTGAAGACGGCCTACCGTGACGCCGCCGTCGAGTCCTACAAGGCGGAGGCACGAGCCGTCGACTTCCACGTACGTACATACGTGTGCATATATTATGCTGCGATCTCAACCTTAATCAGAATGTTGGTGTGAGTTGTGATCTCGATCGTTTCTCAGTTGATCTCCGTACTGCACGCAGGGAGATCCGGAGGGTTCAAGGAAGGTAATCAACAATTGGGTTGCAGATGCCACGAACAAGCTCATCACGTCCGTTCTCCCTCCAGGGTCGGTGCACCCATACATCATGCTCGTGCTGGCCAACGCCATGTATTTCAAGGGGAAGTGGGAGGATCGCTTCCACCGGAGCCTCACAAAGGACGCCGACTTCTACCCTCTGGACGGCAGCCCCGTCAGGGTGCCTTTCATGACCGCCGGGAGGCTTCCCACTTCcgacacggaggacgagttctgtctagaagaagaggaggaggtcaAGTACTTCATTGCCTGCCATGACGGCTTCCAGGTGCTCAAGCTCCCTTACCAGGCGGTGAACGGCGGGAGGTACTCGATGTGTGTCTTCCTCCCCGACGCACACGATGGTCTGCCTAGCCTGGCCAGCGAGATGGCATCCAGCGGCGCCGCGTTTCTGTTCGACCACTTGCCCACGACGCGAAGCAGCGTGAGAAATCTCCTGCTACCCAGGTTTAAGCTGTCATTCTCCTGCAGCATGAAAAATACCCTCGAGAGCTTTGGGCTCCGGGCAGCATTCTCCATGGAGGCCGATTTGTCTTACATGGCGGCGGACGACTCTGGCCGGGACATGAAGCTGCGGGTGGAGGACGTGTTCCACACGGCGGTCGTCGAGGTGAACGAGGAAGGTACCGAGGCGGCCGCTTCCATTGCCGCCACCAGCGTCCGGTACTGCGCCGCCAGAATGCCTTTGGATTTCATTGCTGACCACCCGTTTGCGTTCTTCATTGTGGAGGAGCTGTCCGGCGCGGTGCTCTTcgcaggccacgtccttgatccgtCTAAGAACTCGGAGTAGTGAGTCCCAAGTAGCGAGGAAACTCGGACCCTGCTAAGGAATAATCGACCTATGTTTTCATGTTAGTCTTCGAAGTATGAACAAGCTTATATGCAATTCACACAGACATTTCTTTACTTTTTGTTAGTGACCTTAGGCAACCGACCGGTTCGTACATCACCTCTTTTCATGTGCCCTCTTAATGCAAGTTGGTAATTATGAGCACAATTATCAGTCTTTTTCTTGTTCGCCTTTGATCAGAAATTGGTTGGAAGATGCTTTGGCTGAGAATGTTATAGCGTTTCCAACTTTCCATACGGATGTTCTATATATGGTGATACCTAAGAAAATCTTCAGCCCGGTTCATTTCAACTCCTGGTTAACATATGCCAATCCGCTCGCTGAAAGAGCCGTCGGGATTTCATCAGCGAGCACATGTTCAAAGACACTTGAAGACTCCGGTCGTGGGCTCGTGGCTGAGCGTCCAAGTTCTCATCTAATTCACCATCATGCTTCGTCCAAGTTCTCGTCTAATTCACCATCATGCTCCTTTTGTAATCTTCCTTGTTTTTTTGAAGTGTCTTTTGAGCATTGTACTGCTTGCTCCGTCATTAGTATATATATTGAACTGTATATAATAAATATGCATTGCAACGGGTTGTTTTGAGTTGAACATTTCGGTATGATGTGTCTCATGTAGCAGCTGTTGATGTGGTATTAGTATGATTTATGTCGAAGTTTTACCTTAGGACGATGTCCTCTGATTTCGCTAAGGTATTGTACTGCTAACTCCGTCATTAATATATTGAACTCCATCACTAGTATGTACTAAATATTCATTGCAACAGGTCGTTtcgatttgattatttttatcccaAAGAAAGGCTCTGGGGAAGATGAAGTCATATCTGCGGCtgtgcaagaagcctgcatcgaTGGCGGCCCAGACAGTTCGTGAGTTGTTGGTATTTACTAATGTTTAGTCGTTGTCTTCTTAAGGTTAGCTGTAAGTTCTCTCCTTGCTATTGCGAGAGTGCTCTTGAGGTAGCAGAGATAGGCCTGGTTGGTTGTGAGGGTCTAGGAAGACTTGTATCTGGCTCAGACGATGTTCCCTAGGTTCTAGTCATGTGTGAGTGGTTTTTCGCCGGTTTTTCTTAATTAACCTTGTGTTTTATGGTTTTCGGGTCCAGTTCTCCTTATTAATTGGAATTTTTTTCCCTCTTCTTATAATGCAATGCGGGTGCTCCCCGCCCGCTGACGAGGTTTTGTTACAAATGCTTGTGCGTTGCTATGGCTATTGTCGTGGATGTGACTGCTGCAGATGCTACAGGTTATAGCCCTTCAGAGGTGCGGAGCAAGGGTGATGTAGTCATCTATGGATCGAGATTGCACTGTGACATGGAGTTACCAAGGTTCAGCCCTTTCGGAAAGTAAAAGgcctacttcctgcttgtctatgTAGATTGGTAAGTTTACAACGTGGGTCGCAAGTCGGTTACAACGACTGTTTCCACACTGGGGTTTATATGAGCACCCCTGATTCGGGTTTACAGTAATCACGGCGAGTTGGTTAGTCAACTCGTGGGACCGATGGGCTATGTAGCTGCTCTCCTCGGCTTCCTTTAGATCCAGTCGTTGCTTCACTCCCGATCCAGCCGGACCAAGCGGGTCGAGTGAGGCCTCCAACCCAGTCGCCCACGTGAGTGCATCCAGTGATGGGCCCTATGGGCTATATGGCCATCATCTACTATATTTTTCCTCGCAACATATTAATAAAATACATGCAAAAAATCACATGTATGAAAAAAGCCACAATgtattcttaaaattcataagatTGTACCTCGTTTGAACTAAATCTTAACAACTGATATAATTGGCAtcgtttgaatatgaaataagcaCTCGACTAATTATTTTGTATTCATAAATATCTATTCCTCAATGCTCCCTAGATATTATCTTAGAATGTTAAGGATATTTTCTTATGCTTCATTTTCATGGTACTTGAGAAAGCATACCAAAAAATCTTGTGCTCGTAAACATCCTGCAAAACAATGTTTTTATTGCCATCTATAATTCACATGAAAAGAAATGCAATGTATGATACCTACCGTGCATATTGGATGAACCACTTCTTTACCATCCCATTAGAGCGTAATGTAAAAAATATTGTGACTCGACGCATTCTTGTATATAAATGCTTCATCATTTTTTTAAGAAACAAAGTAAAATATTGGTGTCTATTTTTAGAGATATTCACCTATGTGGATTTTCTAGAATACCTACGTTTGCCAAAAATATATCAGACAAGTTGTGGTGAAGCGTTTGGATGAAAATGTGAGAAGTCACTTAGCTCTCTTCTCTGATCTCAGAAATCATGTTATTTCACGCATACTTTGGTGGACTGCAGATCAAGTACACAAAAATGAACACGGTAAGTATGCCAATACTGAAGTATTAAGGAACACTATGAGTAAAACATGCATAAAGCGAGTATTGTAAGAAGAAAATATAGAAAATACTGCATCATATGATAAAATTATAATGACAACACATACGCCCTATACTTTGAAGATAAACAAAATATTAGTGGTTAGTCAATGGTGTATTGATGAAAACAAATGCGTCCCATACTATGAAGATGAGGGATAAGTACACCCATTTCCTCCGGGATGTTTTTTTCTCAAGTAGGAGTAGATGACATTTTTTTGGCAGAAAGACTTGACTAATGCATAAGGCCAATATGTACAAAAGTATTTTTTGCACATTTTCTTATTATTTAGGGACTTAGATTTGTCTTATGCCGCTGTGTTATCTAAAAGAGTTTATCCACCTACAAAAAATGAGAAGTAAAATAAGAAACCATGCCGATGTGATGATTACTTAATACGTAGGATGTACAAATGGAAACATTCTAAATTGAAGTTTTAAGCTTGAGAACAATTTAAAACATTTACCATCAAGAAAAGCCTAAATGAAAGTGCATAAGCAAAGCATTCATGTAAAACCCTCCTGGCTGGAGCCTCTGGCTCCTCCCAGCCTACTGGCATGGCTACGGACTAGGGTACCAAGTTGCTTCTAACATTCGGAGAAAAGTCGGTCACCCAGCAGGAAAATGATTTGCTAATTCGCCTACAGCATTGCAAAAGCAGTTCAATCTTGCGCCAGTCTATTGGATGCATGAAGATCCTGATAGGTCCCTTGTCCCCTTGACAGTTATCTTGACTAAGCAAGGTAAGAGACGTGCAGCTAGTTTTGGATAAATAGAAGCGGGGCCTAGTTCTTGAAGAACTTGGTTTGTTTTCTATATGCCCGCATGAACATAGTGGCCGGTGGACAGTCAATGAGCGTTTTTGTGGACAGGTCAATGAGTTTAAGGCGTATTGTACGGTGGTTCTTGGGAAAGGGCCTTGTTGCATAGTCATCCATGGATCAGGTCAGAGGGGCATAGACTGATGCATAGTAAGCGCGGTTCTATCTCGTCAGAGTATTCTTTGTCTCAACTGTAGCACAGAATTCTTCACGTTTCGAGTTCTGTTGTTGACAAGTTGAGATCTCTCTCGATCGATCATCGGTGTCTCGTTCAGTTCGCTTTCATAAAATAGTTATGAAATAGTTATAAAAGGTTATGTGcattgttcaaaaactaggcgGAATCAGCGATtaataggccgattaatcgctactaggggtctGACCGTGTCAATTACCTCTAGTCGCTTGTCTTAATCCTTTAGTCTGATTAATTGCTTTAACAAGTTGATTACTAGGAATATTCTCGATTAATTAGTCCACTTTGGTTAAAAAAGATGCAAAATTTTCAAGCGCAAATTGCCCGTCCAGCTGCTACCCTGTACAAATCAAGTAGGTTTGCGAAACTTCAACTCGATTCTCGCATCCAGGCGCTCAATTCCTGCTGTCGCTGGACAATTTCTCACTGTTGTCGACCAGACCTTGTATACAGGAGAAGAGAAACTTTAAATGGTAAAGGAGGAGAAGCGAAAGGAAGGAACATGCATGGTGGTGGCTGGTGGCTTCTCTGTCATTCATGACCTAGAATATTTGTTTCTTTCTAATATAGACGTGTTTTGGGTGCTAATTTGTATAGGTTATACCGATTAATAGTGGACCGATTAAATCTGTTTATCATCCGAATTTGTTCTGCATAAGCAAAATCATGGCAAATGTTTGTATGGAATCAGATAAAAATTAGTGTAGGGCTAATGTATGTAATCCCGCATCCCGCCGATGCATGACACCCTTTCCACGTAACTAGTAACTAGTACATCGAAATACCAAAAATGAAATGAACCGAAACGAAAGGTTGTGCATTGTTGTTACCTGGAGGGACGACCAACCCTTGAGGACGTCGGTGCGCTCGCTGTTGAACTCGCTGATCTACGCCCAGAGAACGCGCCGCTGTCCCACGAGATCGTAGAACGTAGAACTTGTTCTAGTCGTAGCGGAGCCCAATCTCGACGTCGATCGGCGCATCCTCGAAGTTAATTAGAGAACATAAACATACTTATCTAGATTTCATAAGATTTAAAAGATAGAAAAATGGTGATTGTGGCGTGCCTACCGTTCATCCGGTCTTGCTATCTGTAGCAGAGTATCTCTGCCGCCAGAATGCTTGGACTCGACGCGAAATTGAGTGCATTATCCCGCAACACCTCATGCAGCTAGGAGATCCCCACCGTCTCAACGTGGCCCAGCCGCAGGTACATCACCTGCCCGTGCTTCTTGGCCAAGTCGCGGAGAGCCACCCGCGGCTCCGACGCCAGGAGGTGGTTGGGGCTTCCGATGAAGGGGAAGCACCATGGACCAGGAAGCCGTCGCTTCTTGTCACCTATGTTACCAATTTGTGGCCAAGTAAGGAGACAAGAATTTCTAGCGAGACAACAAAGATAGAGATGAGGGTTTCCCCGTCTAGGGTTTCCCCGGGCGACGGCAAGACCAGCACCCCTGGGGCGAGGATGGGAGCTCCGCTCCGCTACCCCCACCACCCGAGTCAGGATTCTAGCGCACATCTTTCCTTCACCCTCAGGGTTCAATTCGATGGGATAATACGGTGATCCATCCTTTTGAAGTTTTATCATCAGATATTGGATCGTCTTCTTTCCAACGATTCGATCCGGTTTGAGATTATCGATGGCAGGAATTCGTGATCAATTGGGCCATTTCTTGGTGGATCTCCTGCTCGGGGCCATGGTGTGGTTGTGACCCATCCCGCTCCGCCCTATGCGCGTTTGTGTGATGTGGTGCGGCTTGGCCCGAGGTGCCCATCAATGGTGG encodes:
- the LOC124656760 gene encoding serpin-Z2A-like, with translation MEKEARPSKKARSSVDSSGLTALALRLANTFSEGKNIIFSPFSIFTALGLVAAGARGRTLEELLDVLGASSREEVAEIVRGLAESALATGGSGPLTITFACSVWHQEGFALKTAYRDAAVESYKAEARAVDFHGDPEGSRKVINNWVADATNKLITSVLPPGSVHPYIMLVLANAMYFKGKWEDRFHRSLTKDADFYPLDGSPVRVPFMTAGRLPTSDTEDEFCLEEEEEVKYFIACHDGFQVLKLPYQAVNGGRYSMCVFLPDAHDGLPSLASEMASSGAAFLFDHLPTTRSSVRNLLLPRFKLSFSCSMKNTLESFGLRAAFSMEADLSYMAADDSGRDMKLRVEDVFHTAVVEVNEEGTEAAASIAATSVRYCAARMPLDFIADHPFAFFIVEELSGAVLFAGHVLDPSKNSE